From Sphingopyxis sp. USTB-05, the proteins below share one genomic window:
- a CDS encoding acyl-CoA dehydrogenase family protein — MDFADSPVDAQFRALAREWLAGHAPVARGRGRVSWSDDATLVAAARDWQSKKAAAGYAAVALPREYGGGGGTTAQQVIFRQEEERYDVPFGVYEIGLGMCVPTLLALGSDLVKERFIARAINGDEIWCQLFSEPAAGSDLAALRTKAVKAGDHWVVEGQKVWTTGAQFSDYGLVLARTDPGATKHAGLTLFIVDMRAPGVEVRPIRQLDGGAEFNEVFLSSVVIPDEFRLTAPGGGWAGAMTTLMFERLNVGANIGLIDSSTLIDLSGRLETSTGRASDDPLVRDMIAQAYLNDRGLKLLTYRTLTYLGRGQLPGPEQSITKLVIASQAQLIANLLLDLRGQEGALAGDALGKGWEAVERSWSFGAAMRIAGGTDEILRNVIAERVLGLPAAKRDDTARPFNENPA; from the coding sequence ATGGACTTTGCCGATTCTCCCGTCGATGCCCAGTTCCGCGCTCTTGCACGGGAGTGGCTTGCCGGTCATGCACCGGTAGCGCGCGGTCGGGGGCGGGTTTCCTGGTCTGATGATGCAACACTTGTGGCTGCAGCTCGGGATTGGCAAAGTAAGAAGGCCGCTGCCGGTTACGCCGCTGTCGCACTGCCACGCGAGTATGGCGGAGGTGGCGGGACAACCGCTCAGCAGGTTATCTTCCGGCAGGAAGAAGAGCGATACGACGTCCCATTTGGCGTCTATGAAATTGGACTCGGTATGTGCGTGCCGACCTTACTCGCACTTGGGAGCGATCTGGTCAAAGAGCGGTTCATTGCCCGCGCGATCAATGGTGACGAGATTTGGTGTCAGCTATTCTCGGAACCTGCCGCCGGCTCTGATCTTGCTGCCTTGCGAACGAAGGCCGTGAAGGCTGGAGACCACTGGGTTGTCGAGGGTCAGAAGGTTTGGACCACCGGAGCACAGTTCTCTGACTATGGCCTTGTGCTTGCAAGGACCGATCCCGGCGCGACCAAACATGCCGGGCTGACGCTCTTCATTGTCGACATGCGCGCGCCCGGCGTCGAGGTCCGACCAATCCGGCAGCTCGATGGTGGCGCCGAGTTCAACGAAGTTTTCCTGTCCAGTGTTGTAATCCCGGACGAGTTTCGTTTGACCGCGCCAGGCGGCGGCTGGGCAGGAGCAATGACGACGCTCATGTTCGAGCGACTCAATGTCGGTGCGAATATCGGGCTGATCGATTCATCGACATTGATCGATCTCAGCGGGCGCCTCGAAACATCAACCGGACGCGCAAGCGACGATCCTCTTGTTCGCGACATGATTGCCCAAGCATACTTGAATGATCGCGGGCTCAAGCTGCTCACCTACCGAACCTTGACGTACCTAGGTCGCGGCCAGCTGCCCGGGCCAGAGCAATCGATCACCAAGCTAGTGATAGCCAGCCAGGCGCAGTTGATTGCCAACTTGCTGCTTGACCTGCGCGGACAGGAAGGAGCGCTTGCCGGGGACGCCCTGGGCAAAGGCTGGGAGGCTGTTGAGAGGTCCTGGAGTTTTGGCGCGGCCATGCGGATTGCGGGTGGTACGGACGAGATCCTACGCAACGTGATTGCAGAGCGTGTGCTGGGTCTGCCGGCGGCCAAGCGCGACGATACCGCTCGCCCGTTCAATGAGAATCCGGCGTGA
- a CDS encoding SDR family oxidoreductase, which produces MTDTLRYDGRVAIVTGAGGGLGRAHALMLASRGARVLVNDLGSSAAGAGANTGPAAKVVEEIRAAGGEAVANTDSVIDGSRLVEAALDHFGQVDIIVNNAGFLRDVGFHKMTEQDWSDLYDVHMLGAFRIVHAAWPRLRNQSYGRIINTSSAAGIYGNFGQVNYGTFKLALHGFTQALAVEGRARNIHVNSIAPAADSRLTRTVMTPEQLAPMRAELVSPLVGWLTHETCSETGGLFEVGGGWVSKLRWQRSRGERIGGGEDFAPEQVRDAWPTIIDFADAEAPGDFAAGMAPFQKIMEGA; this is translated from the coding sequence ATGACTGATACACTTCGCTATGATGGACGGGTTGCCATTGTCACTGGCGCTGGCGGCGGCTTGGGGCGGGCACATGCCCTAATGCTCGCCAGCAGAGGCGCGCGCGTCCTTGTCAACGACCTCGGATCGTCGGCGGCCGGCGCTGGGGCTAACACTGGACCAGCGGCTAAGGTTGTCGAGGAGATCCGCGCGGCCGGCGGCGAAGCGGTAGCTAACACGGACTCGGTCATCGATGGTTCCAGGCTGGTCGAAGCAGCGCTCGATCATTTCGGGCAGGTCGACATCATCGTCAACAACGCCGGGTTTCTGCGTGACGTCGGCTTTCACAAGATGACCGAACAGGACTGGAGTGATCTCTATGACGTCCATATGCTGGGAGCATTCCGGATCGTTCATGCCGCCTGGCCGCGGCTGCGCAACCAGAGCTACGGCCGGATCATCAATACTTCTTCGGCCGCTGGGATTTATGGCAACTTCGGCCAGGTCAATTATGGCACTTTCAAGCTTGCGCTCCACGGTTTCACCCAAGCCCTCGCGGTTGAAGGACGCGCCCGCAACATTCATGTCAACTCGATTGCACCGGCGGCGGATTCGCGCCTGACCCGAACAGTCATGACACCTGAACAGCTCGCTCCGATGCGCGCAGAACTTGTCAGCCCGCTTGTCGGTTGGCTGACCCACGAGACCTGCAGCGAGACTGGCGGCCTGTTCGAAGTCGGCGGCGGCTGGGTGAGCAAGCTGCGCTGGCAACGCAGCCGAGGCGAACGAATCGGAGGCGGTGAAGATTTCGCCCCGGAACAGGTTCGCGACGCATGGCCGACGATCATTGATTTCGCTGACGCAGAGGCACCAGGTGACTTTGCAGCGGGGATGGCACCATTCCAGAAGATTATGGAAGGCGCATGA
- a CDS encoding enoyl-CoA hydratase/isomerase family protein encodes MSKGYAIALEVERDGPIAIARLASPERGNSLGPADLGRITDLINDLAVTEGVGVIVLTGKDGIFSAGAALDVLADSPADELAAIVANQTGRLAAAIAGSPVAIVAVVDGAAAGSGAGIALLADIMVMSSSARLLFPFARLGLVPDTGINRSLIAAVGAARARALLMTGGSLSAEQCLSLGLAETVVPADGLADAVQKLTIKLAGVPRGTHGAIRSLLASSEAEAGLIAEAQAQADRMRDPITQAALTSALALLRGS; translated from the coding sequence ATGAGCAAAGGGTATGCGATCGCGCTCGAGGTCGAACGCGACGGACCGATCGCGATCGCACGCCTTGCATCGCCCGAGCGGGGCAATTCGCTTGGGCCGGCTGACCTAGGTCGCATCACCGACCTGATCAACGATCTGGCCGTAACCGAGGGTGTTGGGGTCATTGTTCTGACCGGGAAAGACGGAATCTTTTCGGCCGGAGCTGCGCTCGATGTTCTGGCCGACAGCCCTGCCGATGAACTGGCCGCAATCGTCGCAAACCAAACCGGACGGCTAGCGGCGGCGATCGCCGGATCTCCGGTCGCCATCGTCGCTGTTGTTGACGGTGCTGCTGCAGGTTCGGGCGCCGGAATCGCCTTGCTCGCGGATATCATGGTCATGTCTTCCAGCGCACGGCTGCTCTTTCCGTTCGCTCGGCTGGGTCTGGTTCCTGACACGGGCATCAACCGCAGCCTGATCGCGGCAGTGGGTGCGGCGCGGGCACGCGCCCTGCTGATGACTGGAGGCTCGCTGTCTGCTGAGCAATGCCTTAGCCTGGGTCTGGCGGAAACTGTCGTACCCGCCGATGGACTTGCCGATGCAGTGCAAAAACTGACGATCAAGCTGGCGGGGGTTCCGCGCGGAACGCATGGCGCCATCAGATCCTTGTTAGCTTCCAGCGAGGCGGAAGCAGGACTAATAGCCGAGGCCCAGGCTCAAGCTGACAGGATGCGCGATCCGATCACTCAAGCAGCTCTGACCTCTGCACTCGCCCTTCTCAGGGGCTCCTGA
- a CDS encoding gamma-glutamyl-gamma-aminobutyrate hydrolase family protein → MRRPLIGVTADVELRSDARQLHYFANQAMMAALSGAGALPVMLPHEAELIDDYLGVLDGVLISGGGYQFPHPQLIDPSTVNQEPAEKVARTRFELALVQRVTERDLPLLGICGGFQVMNVAAGGTIVPSLKSVRPEWHMHRDAAPYEEAAHEVIVTPGSRFREIVGRDRLPVNSLHSQGVTEAGVEASAAAVAPDGVVEAIERRDRYFWIATQWHPEFHISEADRCLFDAFVAAAAAR, encoded by the coding sequence ATGCGCAGACCACTCATCGGTGTCACGGCTGATGTCGAATTGCGAAGTGATGCGCGGCAACTTCATTATTTCGCCAACCAGGCCATGATGGCAGCCCTGTCGGGCGCTGGCGCCCTGCCGGTGATGCTCCCGCACGAGGCCGAGCTCATCGATGACTATCTCGGTGTGCTGGACGGCGTGCTCATTTCCGGCGGTGGGTATCAGTTTCCCCACCCCCAGCTTATCGATCCCTCAACTGTTAATCAGGAACCAGCGGAGAAAGTCGCGCGGACTCGGTTTGAATTGGCTCTAGTGCAGCGCGTGACGGAGCGCGATCTACCTCTGCTCGGTATCTGCGGTGGGTTCCAGGTCATGAATGTCGCCGCTGGCGGCACAATCGTTCCTTCACTCAAGTCGGTGCGTCCCGAATGGCACATGCATCGCGATGCGGCGCCCTATGAAGAGGCGGCGCATGAAGTTATCGTCACGCCGGGGAGCCGTTTTCGCGAAATCGTTGGTCGCGACCGTCTGCCGGTAAACAGTCTGCATTCGCAGGGGGTTACCGAGGCAGGGGTCGAAGCGAGTGCAGCCGCAGTTGCTCCTGACGGCGTTGTCGAAGCGATCGAGCGACGGGATCGATATTTCTGGATAGCTACCCAGTGGCACCCGGAATTTCACATTTCGGAAGCTGATCGCTGCCTGTTTGACGCATTCGTCGCTGCAGCGGCTGCCCGATAG
- a CDS encoding aspartate aminotransferase family protein codes for MTNVMRRLLGREYPVAVGGDGPYVIDAAGRRYLDAASGAGVSCLGHSATRVADAIAAQAHTMPYLYNAYFTTDAVERFAEALVAATPAGLDWVYPGSGGSESMDGALKLALQFHNENGEPGRTRFISRRQSYHGCTIGALGVSGNLIRRSLFEGFLPPHHFVSPCYAYREQSSGETEAEYVRRLADELEDAIIQLGPENVAGFVAETVVGATAGCIPPVSGYFQAIQAVCQKYGVLLILDEILAGAGRCGTYLACEQDGVVPDIAVVAKGLGAGYQPLSAILVSDRIVATLAGGRGFFFHGHTYNCHATAAAAGLAVLQEIEEQDLLADVRRQGELLRDSLNDKFNQHPHIGDVRGRGLLLGIELVADRESKEPFAPERMVWNAIQSAAMDRGLLCYPGFGTVDGTQGDHILLAPPFIITEAQVGEIVDKLASAIDRAIAGTA; via the coding sequence ATGACCAATGTAATGCGCCGACTGCTTGGCCGTGAATACCCTGTCGCCGTTGGAGGTGATGGACCCTATGTCATCGATGCTGCCGGCCGGCGCTATCTCGATGCCGCGTCGGGGGCTGGGGTCTCGTGCCTAGGCCACAGCGCCACCCGGGTGGCGGATGCTATTGCCGCCCAGGCGCATACCATGCCCTATCTCTATAACGCGTACTTCACCACGGATGCGGTCGAACGTTTCGCCGAAGCGCTGGTTGCCGCGACGCCGGCCGGGCTCGACTGGGTATATCCCGGTTCAGGCGGATCAGAATCGATGGATGGCGCGCTCAAGCTTGCGCTGCAGTTTCATAATGAAAACGGTGAACCCGGTCGAACCCGCTTCATTTCCCGGCGTCAGAGCTATCATGGATGTACGATTGGAGCACTCGGCGTTAGCGGGAACCTCATCCGCAGATCGCTCTTCGAGGGCTTTCTACCCCCGCATCATTTTGTCTCGCCTTGCTATGCTTACCGTGAGCAGAGCAGCGGGGAAACTGAAGCCGAATATGTCCGCCGGCTCGCAGACGAGCTCGAAGACGCCATCATTCAACTTGGTCCGGAAAACGTCGCCGGATTCGTTGCGGAAACTGTCGTCGGCGCCACTGCGGGATGTATTCCGCCGGTTTCGGGCTATTTCCAGGCGATCCAGGCGGTCTGCCAAAAGTATGGTGTCCTGCTCATTCTCGATGAAATCCTGGCAGGCGCCGGACGCTGCGGAACCTACCTTGCATGCGAACAGGATGGGGTGGTCCCTGACATCGCCGTTGTCGCGAAAGGCCTTGGTGCCGGCTATCAGCCGCTTAGCGCAATCCTTGTCAGCGACCGGATCGTGGCAACCTTAGCTGGAGGTCGAGGGTTCTTTTTCCATGGCCATACCTATAACTGTCACGCGACCGCCGCCGCGGCAGGCCTCGCTGTACTGCAGGAAATCGAAGAGCAGGACCTTCTCGCCGATGTGCGCCGCCAGGGCGAACTCCTGCGGGATTCCTTGAACGACAAGTTCAACCAGCATCCCCATATCGGCGATGTGCGCGGGCGGGGGCTGCTACTCGGAATTGAACTTGTCGCCGATCGGGAGAGCAAGGAGCCATTCGCCCCTGAGCGAATGGTTTGGAACGCAATCCAGAGCGCGGCGATGGACAGAGGTCTGCTGTGCTATCCGGGGTTCGGGACAGTGGATGGTACTCAGGGTGACCACATCTTGCTTGCTCCCCCGTTCATCATCACCGAAGCGCAAGTGGGCGAAATCGTTGACAAGCTTGCGTCGGCGATCGACCGAGCAATTGCGGGTACGGCCTGA
- a CDS encoding FAD-binding oxidoreductase gives MSAAAALASYARVVVLEAEQAVGYHSSGRSATYYHFGIGNHAVRAMTAYSREFFEQPPGDFSDQPFCRPTPALFVARPTMVEALAGLETEMRLFTDTIERVDEKVMQAMVPVLKTGGDDIVEGVVDYGGRRLDADRLLQAYARRIKHGNGETVTGSRVVCIDYKAGLWQVTTERGQQYAAPVLINAAGAWADHVAGLAGVRPLGLEPKRRTVIMFDPPNGIDASEWPFVKAAVDDFYMIPESGRILASPVDEVDSPPTDAQPEEYDLALAAWKVEEYTTMTVPRIQHRWAGLRSFVSDRVPTAGFAPDADGFFWLAGQGGYGLQTAPAMAAIVSALVTGGSWPEGLAAFGLTPDQVLPDRLVGREVSV, from the coding sequence ATGTCAGCTGCCGCGGCTCTGGCAAGTTACGCGCGCGTGGTGGTGCTCGAAGCTGAACAGGCGGTGGGTTATCATTCTTCCGGGCGTAGCGCGACATACTACCATTTTGGCATTGGCAACCATGCAGTGCGCGCCATGACCGCCTATAGTCGGGAGTTTTTCGAGCAACCGCCAGGCGATTTCTCGGACCAACCATTTTGCAGACCGACACCAGCGCTGTTCGTGGCTCGCCCAACAATGGTGGAGGCGCTGGCTGGGCTCGAAACCGAGATGCGGCTGTTCACCGATACGATCGAGCGGGTTGACGAAAAAGTCATGCAGGCAATGGTGCCAGTACTGAAGACTGGCGGAGACGACATCGTCGAAGGAGTGGTCGATTACGGCGGTCGCAGGCTCGATGCCGATCGATTGCTGCAAGCCTATGCCCGAAGGATCAAGCATGGCAATGGTGAAACCGTTACCGGATCCCGTGTCGTGTGTATCGATTACAAGGCAGGGTTGTGGCAGGTGACAACCGAACGCGGTCAGCAATATGCTGCGCCAGTGCTAATCAATGCGGCCGGAGCTTGGGCGGATCATGTGGCCGGGCTGGCAGGCGTGCGGCCCCTTGGTCTTGAGCCAAAGCGGCGGACGGTGATTATGTTCGACCCCCCGAACGGGATCGACGCCAGCGAGTGGCCATTCGTCAAGGCCGCAGTCGACGACTTCTACATGATCCCGGAATCCGGGCGGATTCTGGCGTCGCCAGTAGACGAAGTCGATAGTCCTCCCACCGACGCTCAGCCTGAGGAATATGACCTGGCGCTGGCAGCGTGGAAGGTCGAGGAATATACGACGATGACAGTGCCGCGGATCCAGCATCGCTGGGCAGGGCTGCGCTCTTTCGTCTCTGACCGTGTCCCAACGGCCGGGTTCGCGCCCGACGCCGATGGGTTCTTCTGGCTGGCGGGGCAAGGCGGATACGGCTTGCAGACAGCGCCGGCAATGGCAGCGATTGTGTCTGCGCTCGTAACGGGAGGGTCATGGCCGGAAGGCCTTGCAGCTTTTGGTTTGACACCGGATCAGGTCCTGCCGGATCGACTGGTGGGTAGGGAGGTCTCGGTATGA
- a CDS encoding P1 family peptidase: protein MTQCRYRDLGLTIGQLPTGPLNAITDIAGVRVGHVTRIADSPRILRTGVTAIHPLRVPYWQESVFAGFHSFNGFGEVTGSHWIAETGVLTSPICMSSAFSIGVLRDTLLAHPKQNGIDDRWHQPMAGETFDGVLNDGWEGPIIRADVVAALDAATGGPVAEGSIGGGTGMMTFEFKSGIGTSSRVAATPCGSFTVGALVQSNFGNRSELTVDGVPVGRHLGYEVVDSPQRRDQGSIVIILATDAPLLPPQCARLARRGGIGLGRVGGFGSNRSGDFIIAFSTGNRVPFNDVAIAEGLRMLPNEAMNPLFRAASEAVEEAIINSMTMSDSMTGADGTIVHALPNDKLVEVMQRYGRGPASAT, encoded by the coding sequence ATGACACAATGCAGATATCGCGACCTCGGGCTGACGATCGGGCAGCTGCCGACGGGGCCGCTAAATGCGATAACCGATATTGCCGGGGTCCGAGTTGGGCACGTAACGCGGATTGCAGACTCGCCGCGTATCTTGCGGACCGGTGTCACTGCCATCCATCCGCTGCGCGTGCCCTACTGGCAGGAATCGGTCTTTGCTGGCTTCCATTCCTTCAATGGCTTCGGCGAAGTTACCGGCAGCCATTGGATTGCTGAAACCGGCGTTCTCACCTCACCAATCTGCATGAGCTCGGCTTTTTCGATTGGGGTCCTGCGTGACACGCTGTTGGCTCATCCCAAGCAGAACGGCATTGATGACCGATGGCACCAACCGATGGCCGGCGAAACCTTCGATGGCGTGCTCAATGACGGTTGGGAAGGGCCGATTATCCGGGCAGACGTCGTCGCAGCGCTCGATGCTGCCACTGGCGGACCGGTCGCCGAAGGTTCAATTGGTGGCGGCACGGGCATGATGACTTTCGAATTCAAAAGCGGGATTGGGACTTCATCAAGAGTAGCGGCCACCCCCTGCGGTAGCTTTACCGTCGGCGCTCTTGTTCAATCGAATTTTGGTAATCGGTCCGAGCTTACCGTCGATGGTGTCCCGGTCGGTCGGCATCTCGGCTATGAGGTCGTGGATAGTCCCCAGCGGCGCGATCAGGGCTCGATCGTGATCATACTCGCAACAGATGCGCCGCTGTTGCCGCCGCAATGTGCGAGACTGGCACGCCGCGGCGGCATTGGCTTGGGCCGAGTCGGTGGGTTCGGATCAAATAGATCGGGCGACTTCATAATCGCCTTCTCAACCGGAAATCGCGTGCCCTTCAATGATGTCGCGATCGCAGAAGGCCTTCGCATGCTGCCAAATGAGGCCATGAACCCGCTCTTTCGCGCTGCCTCAGAAGCGGTCGAAGAGGCAATCATCAATTCCATGACCATGTCGGACTCGATGACCGGCGCCGATGGAACAATTGTGCATGCACTGCCGAACGACAAGCTTGTCGAAGTGATGCAACGGTATGGCCGCGGGCCTGCGAGTGCGACATGA
- a CDS encoding TonB-dependent receptor, giving the protein MRKLPFFLGAVLISTPAFAQEADSPSTEPEINDNAIVVTARKRDERIVDVPLSISALGAGDIDAKASLRLLDLANSVPNLVNISNGNDSLSLIVVRGVASQSRVNAGFDSGVGVYVDGVVQGKLYSFNQELFDTERVEFLRGPQGTLFGRNSIAGAISITTRKPEFEFGGDATVQLGSYDERRFSAFLTGPVAEDKLAISIGGFRTTRHGYITNVLDGQDIGNIDSVGGRIKALWRPNSDVSVLLSADYTNEDQLAPVPQPISGYGAVTGTYKTNTNLPPIAKRELFGVSGQIDWSTSTDLTLTSITAYRTASSLRNNDPDFGPLAVVDSQKKQDQWQFSQELRLAGKLGPQFSFVSGLYYFKQEVDGYASSTFGNITNVPGFLRGLTGSTSGVVGSESFAGFVNADWEALPRLTLTLGARLTYENQTLDFRQQGFPFVAPTLPRETDAGSDTDFSPLVTLRYKLAPSVSIYGTVSRGYKSGGWNLDNVTSFSITSFKQLRFNREQLTNYEVGLKGDVLNGDLGFAFSGFQQNYGDIQTAKLVPVLGGGGALIAVVSNAASARIRGLEGEVKVRPFKPFTVVGTLGYADARFKDYRDTTAGGAPLIFDGNRIPNSPELTASLTATLRVPVNDRLTLGGRAQYSYVDGFFQDRDNSAALRIPSRDTVDMSIEAEIDKNFRLAFNVSNLFNNQVPVSVGPGGFGFPGVGANQNVQLSLPRMWNVRASLKF; this is encoded by the coding sequence ATGCGTAAGTTACCGTTTTTTCTCGGTGCTGTTCTGATCAGCACGCCAGCCTTCGCGCAGGAGGCCGATTCGCCTTCAACCGAGCCGGAGATCAACGACAACGCCATCGTCGTAACAGCCCGCAAGCGGGATGAGCGAATTGTCGATGTGCCGCTTTCGATCAGCGCTCTCGGAGCTGGCGATATCGATGCGAAAGCATCCCTGCGACTGCTCGACCTGGCCAACTCGGTCCCGAATCTTGTCAACATCAGCAATGGCAACGATTCTCTCTCGCTGATCGTCGTGCGCGGGGTCGCCAGTCAGTCGCGGGTGAACGCGGGATTCGATTCCGGTGTCGGCGTCTACGTCGACGGGGTAGTTCAAGGTAAGCTCTACAGCTTCAACCAGGAATTGTTTGACACCGAGCGGGTTGAATTCCTGCGGGGTCCCCAAGGAACGCTTTTCGGCCGCAATTCGATTGCCGGCGCGATCAGCATTACCACCCGCAAGCCCGAGTTCGAATTCGGCGGCGATGCAACAGTGCAACTCGGCAGTTACGACGAACGTCGATTTTCTGCCTTCCTGACCGGACCCGTTGCCGAAGACAAGCTTGCAATCAGCATCGGTGGCTTCCGGACCACTCGGCACGGCTATATCACCAACGTCCTCGATGGGCAGGATATCGGCAACATCGATTCCGTCGGCGGGCGGATCAAGGCCCTATGGCGGCCAAACAGCGATGTATCGGTCTTGCTGTCAGCAGATTATACGAACGAGGACCAGCTTGCTCCTGTACCGCAGCCGATTAGCGGATATGGCGCTGTCACTGGCACCTACAAGACCAACACCAACCTTCCCCCGATTGCGAAACGCGAGTTATTCGGTGTTTCCGGTCAGATCGACTGGTCAACCTCAACTGACCTGACCCTGACTTCGATTACCGCCTACCGGACCGCCTCCTCGTTGCGCAATAATGATCCCGACTTCGGCCCATTGGCAGTCGTGGACAGCCAAAAAAAGCAGGATCAATGGCAATTCTCCCAGGAGTTGCGCCTTGCTGGCAAGCTGGGGCCTCAATTTTCCTTTGTCAGCGGCCTTTACTATTTCAAGCAGGAGGTTGACGGTTATGCCTCGAGCACTTTCGGCAACATTACCAACGTCCCGGGATTCCTGAGGGGGCTGACCGGTTCTACGAGCGGGGTGGTAGGATCGGAATCCTTCGCAGGCTTCGTCAATGCTGATTGGGAGGCGCTACCGCGCCTAACGCTGACGCTCGGGGCACGACTGACCTATGAGAATCAGACCCTCGACTTCCGTCAGCAAGGCTTCCCGTTCGTTGCGCCCACCCTGCCACGTGAAACCGATGCTGGTTCCGATACCGATTTCTCGCCCCTTGTTACCTTGCGCTACAAGCTTGCGCCGAGCGTATCGATCTACGGGACGGTGTCGCGCGGATACAAGAGCGGGGGCTGGAACCTCGACAACGTAACGAGCTTCTCGATCACCTCGTTTAAACAGTTGCGGTTCAATCGCGAGCAGCTGACCAACTATGAAGTTGGTTTGAAGGGTGACGTTCTGAACGGTGATCTGGGCTTTGCATTCTCCGGCTTCCAGCAAAACTATGGCGACATCCAGACCGCGAAACTTGTGCCAGTACTGGGCGGCGGCGGGGCGCTGATCGCGGTTGTCTCGAATGCTGCGAGCGCGAGAATCCGTGGGCTCGAAGGGGAAGTCAAGGTTCGTCCCTTCAAGCCGTTCACGGTTGTCGGAACGCTCGGCTACGCTGACGCGCGGTTCAAGGACTACCGCGATACCACGGCCGGCGGCGCCCCGTTGATCTTCGACGGCAACCGTATTCCGAATTCTCCTGAACTGACAGCCAGCCTCACCGCCACATTGCGAGTGCCTGTGAATGACAGGCTCACCTTGGGCGGGCGCGCGCAATACAGCTATGTCGATGGCTTCTTCCAGGATCGCGATAACAGCGCCGCGTTGCGGATCCCGTCTCGCGACACCGTCGACATGTCGATCGAAGCCGAGATCGACAAAAACTTCCGGCTGGCGTTCAATGTCAGCAACCTGTTCAACAACCAGGTTCCGGTCTCTGTCGGTCCGGGCGGTTTCGGCTTTCCGGGTGTAGGGGCAAATCAAAACGTTCAGTTGTCCCTGCCGCGGATGTGGAATGTTCGAGCAAGCTTGAAGTTCTAG
- a CDS encoding enoyl-CoA hydratase/isomerase family protein, with the protein MTAPVSLVQRGPVACIEIDNPPVNALSHAARSQLIAAVAEAGRSEAQAIAIVGKGRNFIAGADIAELEHPVRAPGLLELEEACRLAPQPVIAVMHGMVLGGGMVVAYCADFRIAAPGTLFGMPEVKLGLLATFGGTQFLPRLVGMPAALKLLIGAEPIDLKEAQEIGFVDAVGDLQMAVTMAPRFSKRPIRNIAGEPAQAALAAISRYETALDPEWQAPQATLEAARAGVEHGLEAGLALEATSFETLRASRQSRVLRRYFFASRALARHPERDIALARFRKIGPDRGELRRAAQNMIDKGELTDTAVADAAIVEALALPAWRADLLLE; encoded by the coding sequence ATGACTGCCCCTGTATCGCTTGTTCAGCGTGGCCCAGTGGCCTGCATCGAGATCGACAATCCACCGGTCAATGCCTTGTCGCACGCAGCGCGCAGTCAGCTCATTGCCGCAGTTGCCGAAGCTGGACGCAGTGAGGCGCAGGCAATTGCGATAGTTGGCAAGGGACGTAACTTCATCGCTGGAGCAGACATTGCCGAACTAGAACATCCGGTGCGAGCGCCCGGACTGCTCGAGCTCGAGGAAGCCTGCCGGCTCGCACCGCAACCAGTGATCGCCGTGATGCACGGTATGGTGCTGGGTGGCGGTATGGTTGTTGCCTATTGCGCCGACTTTCGGATTGCGGCGCCGGGCACACTTTTTGGCATGCCGGAAGTCAAGCTTGGGCTGTTGGCAACCTTTGGAGGTACGCAATTCTTGCCGCGACTGGTCGGCATGCCGGCCGCCCTCAAACTCCTGATCGGAGCCGAGCCAATTGACCTGAAGGAAGCGCAGGAAATCGGCTTCGTCGACGCGGTTGGCGATCTGCAGATGGCAGTGACGATGGCTCCTAGGTTCTCAAAACGCCCGATTCGCAACATCGCAGGCGAACCAGCCCAAGCGGCACTTGCCGCAATCAGTCGCTATGAAACTGCACTGGATCCCGAATGGCAGGCTCCGCAGGCAACCCTTGAGGCTGCACGCGCAGGTGTGGAACACGGACTTGAGGCTGGACTGGCCCTTGAAGCCACCTCGTTTGAGACTCTGAGAGCCTCGCGGCAGTCGCGTGTATTGCGTCGATACTTCTTTGCCAGCCGCGCGCTTGCCCGCCACCCTGAACGCGACATTGCGTTGGCGAGGTTTCGCAAAATCGGGCCTGATCGCGGCGAACTTCGCCGTGCAGCCCAAAACATGATCGATAAAGGCGAGCTAACCGATACCGCAGTCGCAGACGCGGCGATCGTCGAAGCGCTGGCGCTGCCAGCGTGGCGCGCTGACCTGTTGCTCGAGTGA
- a CDS encoding RidA family protein yields MASIIRLNSGPRMSQAVIHNGTIYLAGQIGVPGESAANQTQDILTKIDALLEQSGSNRSHVLFATIWLADMADFEEMNAVWDNWIDREAPPARATGQSRLARPGCKVEIIVVAAVK; encoded by the coding sequence ATGGCAAGCATTATACGTCTGAACAGCGGCCCCCGGATGAGCCAGGCCGTGATCCACAACGGTACGATATACCTTGCCGGCCAGATTGGGGTGCCTGGCGAATCTGCGGCCAACCAGACCCAAGACATTCTTACCAAGATCGATGCACTGCTCGAGCAGAGCGGCAGCAACAGGTCGCACGTGCTTTTCGCGACCATCTGGCTCGCCGACATGGCGGACTTCGAGGAAATGAACGCCGTCTGGGACAACTGGATCGATCGCGAGGCTCCCCCTGCGCGCGCTACAGGTCAGTCTCGGCTTGCACGGCCGGGTTGTAAGGTCGAGATCATCGTTGTCGCGGCTGTCAAGTAA